The window CTACGGCAGATCTTGCCTGGGCGCTTCTTTTTGCCGTGGCCAGGAGAATAACGGAATCGGATGCTTATCTGAGGTCAGGCGCATGGACAGGCTGGGACCCCAGCCTTATGCTCGGAGTCGACATAGCAGGCGCAACACTGGGAGTTGTCGGAACGGGACGGATAGGTGAGGCGTTCGCGATGAGATCAAAAGGCTTTGATATGAAGGTAATCTATGCAGATGAAAAGCCAAACGAACAGCTTGAAAAAAGTCTAGGAGCAGTAAGGCTTCCTCTCGATGAACTTCTGAGCGTATCCGATTTCGTTTCACTTCATGTGCCTCTGCTGCCGGCAACGAAACACCTTATAGGAGAACGGGAATTAAGGCTTATGAAACCGACAGCCATACTTATAAACACCTCACGCGGCCCCGTGATCGATGAAGCGGCCCTGGCGGAAGCCCTTGATAAAGGCATAATCAGGGGGGCGGGTCTCGATGTCTATGAATTCGAGCCTGCTGTCAACCCGATGCTTTTGAAGCAGAAAAACGCAGTCCTCCTTCCCCATATCGCATCCGCAACAAACTCGACCCGGGAAAAGATGGCGCATATGGCGGTGGAAAACCTGACTGCATTCATAAAAGGAGAAGAGCCTCCGAACAGGGTGGTTTAGACGGGAAGGAAGCTGATGAACCGGTAAGCCCGTGAGTTATCAAGATTGTACTAAAGCTGTATCAATTTTTTTAATGAGATCTTTTTCCGTTTTGGAAGGAAGTATGTATCTCGTGATATTATGGAAACAATTGCCTGATCGTTTTTTAAAGTTATATCTGCGGATAAGATCTTAAGTCTTTCAGTATAATTCAGAAGAAGTGCAAATTTGAACCGAATATCCGAAAAACGTCCCCTCATTCCCGTTCCATATCAATCCAACTTTCGTCCCTGATGCTCTTTTTCAGATCAAATCATAGTAGTGCTTTTAAACGCACGCGTTCAGACGCGCCGTTAAGCGTCGACCGGATCGCTTGGTTTCGATCATTCTTTTATTGGGCTTCGACGACTTCGATGATCTTTTCGTAGTTCTTCATGGCCAGAGGAGAAAGGTTCCTACCGTATGGACATGCGGATGGCATCAGGACAAAGCCGCGACCAGATCCTGAAGTCCCCTCTGCGATTGCCCGTTTGACCTTTTCCGCGAACTTCTCCGTTGGCAGGTTTTCGATGTCGGATGCTTCGAGGTTTCCGAAGAGCACCATGTTGCTCCCATACCGATCGCGTACATATCTCAACTCTACATCACCCTGAGGTGGTGGTTCTATGGGATCAAGACCATCAGGACCCATAGACACGATGTCATCGAGAATGAGTTTGAGATTGCCATGCGAATGAATTCGGGCATACCCCCCGTACTTCTGAATCGCCTGAATCATCGGGCTCACGTAACGGCAGACGTATTCACGAAACAGATACGGCGGCAGATAAGGGGGAGATGCATATTCCG of the Desulfomonilia bacterium genome contains:
- a CDS encoding D-glycerate dehydrogenase, with the protein product MQILVTRSLPGNALENLALSAEIELWKNSYPIPENELKKMIRGKDGLLCLLTDSIDASIMDYAGGSLKIISNYAVGFNNIDLDAAKQRGIVVTNTPGVLTDATADLAWALLFAVARRITESDAYLRSGAWTGWDPSLMLGVDIAGATLGVVGTGRIGEAFAMRSKGFDMKVIYADEKPNEQLEKSLGAVRLPLDELLSVSDFVSLHVPLLPATKHLIGERELRLMKPTAILINTSRGPVIDEAALAEALDKGIIRGAGLDVYEFEPAVNPMLLKQKNAVLLPHIASATNSTREKMAHMAVENLTAFIKGEEPPNRVV